One genomic window of Deinococcus arcticus includes the following:
- a CDS encoding class I adenylate-forming enzyme family protein: protein MRATWRALRAAGVLSPALPGLAAAILRHGPTLYALVAGHTRRTPEALALTDANGPVTYADLQAHADGVAARLAAHTRPGDPAALCSEGGRAFVAGLLGALRSGLRVLLVPPGPPDEVRARLQGQSIRALLTDDPRLSALGLPTVALSPAAPGPQSRSGWPRLDWPCPGWPRAGRPVLLTSGTTGAPRVVPRRVSPLAAGRVALALLRALRPAPNTATLLPLPLWHGHGLSTLALCLALGTPLHLRRGADAAELWAVLAQERVGTLVVVPTVLRRLLAGEGHAPALHTVVCGSAPLDPALATQTQTRLGDVLFNLYGSTETGLIALARPADLRAEPGSVGRPLPGVGVRAAPDGQLQVRGLLSRRWLNTGDLGTLDPAGRLHLRGRADDLMIVGGENVWPAQLEAVLAAQPGVRACAVFGVPCAEYGQVPLAFVELEPGSGSVAELQRRLAGVLPRRLRPRLTVLPALPLTETGKVARAQLRARLTQPEAAAPG, encoded by the coding sequence GGCGTGCTCTCCCCCGCCCTGCCCGGTCTGGCGGCGGCCATTCTCCGGCACGGGCCCACCCTGTACGCGCTGGTGGCGGGCCACACGCGGCGCACTCCAGAGGCGCTGGCCCTGACCGACGCCAATGGCCCGGTCACTTACGCCGACCTGCAGGCGCACGCCGATGGGGTGGCCGCGCGCCTGGCCGCGCACACCCGCCCCGGCGACCCGGCTGCGCTGTGCAGCGAGGGTGGCCGGGCCTTTGTGGCCGGGCTGCTGGGGGCGCTGCGCAGCGGCCTGCGGGTGCTGCTGGTCCCCCCGGGCCCGCCGGACGAGGTGCGCGCCCGCTTGCAGGGCCAGTCCATTCGCGCGCTGCTGACCGATGACCCCCGGCTCAGCGCCCTGGGCCTGCCCACGGTGGCGCTGTCGCCCGCCGCTCCGGGGCCCCAGTCTCGCTCCGGCTGGCCCCGTCTCGACTGGCCCTGTCCCGGCTGGCCCCGCGCCGGGCGCCCGGTGCTGCTGACCTCCGGCACCACGGGCGCGCCCCGGGTGGTTCCGCGCCGGGTCTCGCCGCTGGCGGCCGGGCGGGTGGCCCTGGCACTGCTGCGGGCCCTGCGCCCGGCCCCGAACACCGCCACGCTGCTGCCGCTGCCGCTGTGGCACGGCCACGGCCTGAGCACCCTGGCGCTGTGCCTGGCCCTGGGAACGCCGCTGCACCTGCGCCGGGGCGCGGACGCGGCAGAGCTGTGGGCCGTGCTGGCACAGGAACGGGTGGGCACCCTGGTCGTGGTGCCCACCGTGCTGCGCCGCCTGCTGGCGGGCGAGGGCCACGCCCCCGCGCTGCACACGGTGGTGTGCGGCTCGGCGCCGCTGGACCCCGCGCTGGCCACCCAGACGCAGACCCGCCTGGGCGACGTGCTGTTCAATCTGTACGGGAGCACCGAGACCGGCCTGATCGCCCTGGCCCGCCCCGCCGACCTGCGCGCCGAGCCCGGCAGCGTGGGGCGCCCCCTGCCCGGGGTGGGGGTGCGCGCCGCCCCGGATGGGCAGCTGCAGGTGCGCGGCCTGCTGTCACGCAGGTGGTTGAACACCGGGGACCTGGGCACCCTGGACCCGGCCGGGCGCCTCCATCTGCGGGGCCGCGCCGACGATCTGATGATCGTGGGCGGCGAGAATGTGTGGCCCGCGCAGCTGGAGGCGGTGCTGGCCGCGCAGCCCGGGGTGCGCGCCTGCGCGGTGTTCGGGGTGCCGTGTGCGGAGTACGGGCAGGTGCCCCTCGCCTTCGTGGAACTGGAGCCGGGCAGTGGCAGTGTGGCCGAGCTGCAGCGGCGCCTGGCCGGGGTGCTGCCCCGCCGCCTGCGCCCCCGCCTGACCGTCCTGCCCGCGCTGCCCCTCACGGAGACAGGCAAGGTGGCCCGCGCGCAGTTGCGGGCGCGCCTGACCCAGCCAGAGGCCGCTGCGCCGGGCTAG
- a CDS encoding ATP-binding protein, with product MSAQAGLFLKTLGVPGVTLNGAALDVPGKSLALLTYLALEGQTPREVLADLLWTDQDGAAARRNLRVQVHRLRACGVGAWLEVSGAALALRPGVRVDLNELRAALAGGEPVQAATLAGGPFLDHLGVPGAARFEAWREATAHAAFEDQLRALDAAAAAHAQAGHWAAALERHRRALDLDPLRERTVRAVMEAHLALGQPADALTAYEALERRLRQDLGAGPLPATAALKAQVDARLSGPAPSPRPAVPLVGRGADCAALQAGRLTLVLGEAGMGKTRLVTEAAGDALVVRGAAELTPLPFGALLELLRGAGLHRCPERLRPLLGAALVSPGATPALADRAALLDALAQALVSLCGGRTLIAEDLHWLDPGTLEAAFLALHRGAPRLWLTARPGELAARADLQAVLARLNPPHLTLTELPEAEVAGLIEHLSGAPAPLFSHRLFEATAGHPLFLLETLRDLRERGLLTERGGRWHTPFDASTVDYAEVPISSSVAAAIAQRVERLGPETRQLLQAGALWGEAFPVALVAAACDLPELAALDALERAEAARLIVPEGPAYRFGHHLHRRVLAAGVGAPRARCLHGRLARLAPQGTPAATVARHFEQAAEPALAWSHWAQAAQAAAGLYAHAEALGLYDRALAGPPPPQAAFALHAARSELCRHLDDPGTRAQALAAMRALAEQTQDPALHAEHAAHHAKCCTEQDDYEGAVATVQAALSTWGPHLSADHHSALLLEAGAALACLERWPEAEEALGRALTHTPAPARRSNILYWLGYSHFQSGQFDRAAQHYRASLAALPGDAPSRGRVLGLWRYGASLRRLGQGPAAAAALGDADSCARTLNAGPLRGLIVAEQAALALDMGDRAAARALAAEAQALLSPRGDEGWDVLNPVLAAVGLHCASSVSQAERRR from the coding sequence ATGAGTGCACAGGCCGGGCTGTTCCTCAAGACGCTGGGCGTGCCCGGGGTCACGCTGAACGGCGCGGCGCTGGACGTGCCCGGCAAAAGCCTGGCGCTGCTGACCTATCTGGCCCTGGAAGGTCAGACCCCACGCGAGGTGCTGGCGGACCTGCTGTGGACCGACCAGGACGGCGCGGCTGCGCGGCGCAACCTGCGGGTGCAGGTGCACCGCCTGCGGGCCTGCGGGGTGGGGGCGTGGCTGGAAGTTTCGGGCGCGGCACTGGCCCTGCGCCCGGGCGTGCGGGTGGACCTGAACGAGCTGCGCGCCGCCCTGGCTGGGGGCGAGCCCGTGCAGGCGGCCACGCTGGCAGGCGGGCCCTTTCTGGATCACCTGGGGGTACCGGGCGCGGCCCGCTTCGAGGCGTGGCGCGAGGCCACAGCCCACGCCGCCTTTGAAGACCAGTTGCGGGCGCTGGACGCGGCTGCCGCTGCACACGCGCAGGCGGGCCACTGGGCGGCGGCGCTGGAAAGGCACCGCCGCGCCCTGGATCTGGACCCACTGCGCGAACGCACCGTGCGCGCCGTGATGGAGGCCCACCTCGCGCTGGGTCAGCCAGCCGACGCCCTGACCGCTTACGAGGCCCTGGAGCGGCGGCTGCGCCAGGATCTGGGCGCCGGGCCACTGCCGGCCACAGCCGCCCTGAAAGCCCAGGTGGACGCGCGGCTCTCGGGCCCGGCGCCCAGCCCGCGCCCGGCCGTGCCTCTGGTGGGGCGCGGGGCCGACTGCGCCGCCCTGCAGGCTGGCCGGCTGACCCTGGTGCTGGGCGAGGCCGGCATGGGCAAGACCCGGCTGGTCACGGAGGCAGCCGGGGACGCGCTGGTGGTGCGCGGCGCCGCAGAGCTCACGCCCCTGCCCTTCGGCGCCCTGCTGGAACTGCTGCGTGGCGCCGGGCTGCACCGCTGCCCAGAACGCCTGCGGCCTCTGCTGGGGGCGGCCCTGGTTTCGCCCGGCGCCACCCCGGCCCTGGCCGACCGCGCCGCGCTGCTTGACGCCCTGGCCCAGGCACTGGTGAGCCTGTGCGGCGGGCGCACCCTCATTGCCGAAGATCTGCACTGGCTGGACCCGGGCACGCTGGAAGCCGCCTTTCTGGCGTTACACCGGGGCGCGCCGCGCCTGTGGCTGACCGCGCGCCCCGGCGAACTGGCGGCCCGCGCCGATCTGCAGGCGGTGCTGGCCCGCCTGAACCCCCCGCACCTGACCCTGACCGAACTGCCCGAGGCCGAGGTGGCGGGCCTGATTGAGCATCTCTCGGGGGCTCCGGCGCCGCTGTTCAGCCACCGCCTGTTCGAGGCCACGGCCGGGCATCCCCTGTTTCTGCTCGAAACCCTGCGCGACCTGCGCGAGCGCGGGCTGCTTACCGAGCGCGGCGGGCGCTGGCACACCCCCTTTGACGCCTCCACGGTGGACTACGCCGAGGTGCCCATTTCCAGCAGCGTGGCCGCCGCCATCGCGCAGCGCGTGGAGCGCCTGGGGCCCGAGACGCGCCAGCTGCTGCAGGCCGGGGCCCTGTGGGGCGAGGCGTTTCCGGTGGCCCTGGTGGCCGCTGCCTGCGACCTGCCCGAACTGGCAGCCCTGGACGCCCTGGAACGCGCCGAGGCCGCCCGGCTGATTGTGCCCGAGGGCCCGGCCTACCGCTTTGGGCACCACCTGCACCGCCGGGTGCTGGCCGCCGGGGTGGGGGCGCCGCGTGCGCGCTGCCTGCACGGCCGACTGGCGCGGCTGGCCCCCCAGGGCACGCCGGCCGCGACCGTGGCCCGCCATTTTGAACAGGCCGCAGAACCGGCGCTGGCGTGGTCCCACTGGGCCCAGGCCGCGCAGGCCGCTGCTGGACTGTACGCCCATGCCGAGGCCCTGGGCCTGTACGACCGGGCCCTGGCCGGCCCCCCGCCGCCCCAGGCCGCCTTTGCCCTGCACGCCGCTCGCAGCGAACTGTGCCGCCACCTGGACGACCCCGGTACCCGCGCGCAGGCCCTGGCGGCCATGCGCGCCCTGGCGGAACAGACCCAGGACCCGGCTCTGCACGCTGAACACGCGGCCCACCACGCCAAATGCTGCACCGAACAGGATGACTACGAGGGCGCAGTGGCCACAGTCCAGGCGGCCCTGAGCACCTGGGGCCCCCACCTGTCGGCCGATCACCATTCGGCCCTGCTGCTGGAAGCCGGCGCCGCCCTGGCCTGCCTGGAGCGCTGGCCCGAGGCCGAGGAGGCCCTGGGGCGCGCCCTGACGCACACCCCCGCCCCGGCGCGCCGCTCGAACATCCTGTACTGGCTGGGCTACAGCCACTTTCAGAGTGGGCAGTTTGACCGGGCAGCCCAGCACTACCGCGCCTCGCTGGCCGCCCTGCCCGGCGACGCCCCCAGCCGGGGCCGGGTGCTGGGCCTGTGGCGCTACGGCGCCAGCCTGCGCCGCCTGGGCCAGGGCCCGGCCGCCGCCGCCGCCCTGGGCGACGCCGACTCCTGCGCGCGCACCCTCAACGCCGGCCCCCTGCGGGGTCTGATCGTGGCCGAGCAGGCGGCGCTGGCGCTGGACATGGGTGACCGCGCCGCTGCCCGCGCCCTGGCCGCCGAGGCGCAGGCCCTCCTCTCGCCCCGGGGCGACGAGGGCTGGGACGTGTTAAACCCGGTACTGGCGGCGGTGGGACTCCACTGCGCCTCGTCCGTCAGCCAAGCGGAGCGCCGGCGCTGA